In a genomic window of Dermacentor albipictus isolate Rhodes 1998 colony unplaced genomic scaffold, USDA_Dalb.pri_finalv2 scaffold_18, whole genome shotgun sequence:
- the LOC135908756 gene encoding uncharacterized protein has protein sequence MQVSQPYALFAKKSSNYFLMQLPSPHCCAAIAVECAHIIHALLILAGDVETNPGPNIPENLLTELRKLTAGQDHLITEIHGLKSKLTSTDKAITDLSKRMNDLETHYQTLLPIRNEVDAMRTTTEQAIFRISELEARIDDAENRSRRDNLIFYGIPDPSSSETTADSERLIVELCRDRLQLTIDPKEIERAHRIGRHSANHSRPLIAKFTFHKTKVNILSSERKLKGTDYSISEDFSRSVRNSRKHLVAFAKGKGVPFSLRFKTLFIG, from the coding sequence ATGCAGGTTAGTCAACCATACGCTCTCTTTGCTAAAAAATCTAGCAATTATTTCCTGATGCAGTTGCCGAGCCCGCACTGCTGTGCCGCCATTGCTGTCGAATGTGCTCATATTATACATGCCTTGCTGATTTTGGCCGGTGATGTGGAAACAAACCCGGGTCCTAACATTCCTGAAAACCTACTGACCGAATTGCGAAAACTAACCGCCGGTCAGGACCATCTGATCACTGAAATCCATGGTCTTAAGTCGAAACTTACTTCTACCGATAAAGCAATTACTGATCTAAGCAAACGAATGAATGATCTTGAGACTCACTACCAGACGCTTTTGCCCATTCGCAACGAAGTGGATGCAATGCGCACCACGACTGAACAGGCTATTTTTCGCATTTCCGAGCTCGAAGCACGTATCGACGATGCTGAAAATCGCTCACGGAGGGACAACCTAATTTTTTACGGCATTCCTGACCCTTCCAGctcggaaaccactgccgactcCGAAAGGTTGATTGTGGAACTTTGCCGCGATAGGTTGCAACTAACCATCGACccaaaagaaatagaacgtgcaCATCGCATCGGTCGTCACTCCGCCAATCACTCTCGCCCCCTGATAGCAAAATTTACTTTCCATAAAACCAAAGTTAACATCCTTTCGAGTGAACGAAAGCTTAAGGGCACTGACTACAGTATTAGCGAGGACTTTTCGCGATCAGTACGAAATTCCCGAAAACATCTCGTTGCTTTCGCAAAAGGTAAAGGCGTCCCGTTTTCACTCCGCTTTAAGACTTTGTTCATCGGTTAA